The Aulosira sp. FACHB-615 genomic sequence GCGATGAAGTAGCGCAGTTAATAGGTGAAGTCTCGCCCGAAGAGAAACAGCAATTCCAGGCAGTAAAACGCCAAAAGCTTAGGGAATTTTGGTCACAAGCACCCGAAGAAGACCAAGAAAATATGCCGTTTTAACTAATTTTGACAAATTTTAGAAGGTGGAATATGAGCAGCATTGCATCTGCCGAAAGGTTTTCTGTCCTGGTTATTCTGCGCCGGGAGTATCTTGATATCACCGGAAACTTCTGCGCGGCCAAGCTAATTGAGTATTTCCGGCACTGGACAAAGTGGAAGATGAAAAACCATCGTACACCCTGGATTTACCAGCCTCTCAAGAAAATCTATCTTGACCTAATGGGTGAGCATAGCCTTCACGTAATCAGGAGTGCAATCGCTCTGCTTGACGAGATGGGTATTATCTCAAAGCAGAAGAATCCCGGTAACGGGCAGGATAGGACTTGGCAGTATAAATTGAACTTTGATGTATTGAATAAGCTGCTTGGAAAAAAACAGGGGAGCAGGGAAATAAGGAGCAGGGGGATAAACACTTTAGAGGATTCAAGATTAGAGGAAGAAGGCATTCTCCCTTGCTCCCTGCCCCCTGCCCCCTTGCTTCTTATTGAACACGGCAGAGGCAAAACTGAACATCCCAAAGTCAGTGCAGAACAATACCACAGATCCCATCCAGAAGCTTCAAAGCCACAACAACACTCTGCTGTTGAGCTTGAAAAAAGTGAGGAAGTGGAAAACGAGATTTTGGAGAACCAAGAAGGGATTTGTCAAAGCCCAGAACCAGAGTTACCCGAAATTACTCACTTCGTTGAAGACATAAAACTGGTTGACTCAACTACCGAGACAGTTACTTATGAGGACAATTTTTCCGCCGCCCCGGTTGCGTCAAATTTTTGTGACGAAGACTTTGGTGATGATGACTACGCTTTTGAGCGACAAGAAAAATCAATACAGCCTAGCAACCAGGAAGTTCAGGAAGTGCTGCAACAATTACGAAAAATACCTTGCACTCCACAGTTTCGGCTCAACGCAGAGATTCAGCGTACAGTTAGGCGGTGCTGGGATAATGTACCGGGTGCGATCGCTTATTTGAAGGAGGCGATACGGACTTGGAAGGGTATCAAGTCACCAGAAGCTGTGTTTTTGGCGGCTTGTAAGGAGGGACGGAAGCCGGAGTCAGCACAGGCTAAATCGGATGTGGTTGCTTGGTTTGATTGGGCGAGGCGACAAAGAATTGTGATTGCGATGTCGGGGGACACTGTATACACGCCGGATGGTGAGGCGGTTGCGTTGGCCGAGATGATGCGGCGGTTTCCTGTGGGGGAGTAGGGGTAAAAGTTCTGCTCTGTCTGTACCACAGCCTGAAAAATGGTAGAGTGAAGTGAATCGCCATCAACATTTAACTCCGCACTGTTTTTTCTCTGTCTTCCAGGTACGTCTGCTGACTTCTGTCTGCTTCCTTATACAGCAATATTGCCAATTCTTGTACGTAGGCTTTAATTGGTTCTTGTTTATGCTGATTAATGGTGAGTCATGCACAGTTTTTATTTCTTCTCATCATTTTCTCAACATCTTTTGTATCTCTTCACAAAACTAGATGCTCCCAAGAAAAAAGTTTTTTGCTGTTTATATTAATACTCATTACTGTCGTTAATACGGGTTATAGCTTTTGTTAAAATCTAAATATTTGTCCTTGAAATGAGGCTATTGGAGCGCATTTTAAATGAAATTCTATTAATACTGCCCTTGATTCAGAATACCATCTTTCATCTGCAATTGGTACATATGCTTGAAACTCTGCACAAGACCCAGAATAGGGATAGCTCAAATTTTGGATTCGGCTTTCAGATTTCTCAGCCCATTCAGGAAGTTTAATTTGTCTAAAAAAATTTACTATTGTATTCTCAAAAATAGTTTTTTCCTGTTTATTAAGTGGTTTTTCAAAAAAGAAAACGTACCAGAAATATCCAACCAATCTATCATTTTCTTCGTTTCTAGCGGCCTGCCAGTCTAGTTGGCTTACAGAAGGCTTTTCAAGAAAGCTCTGAATACACTTTTCCGGTGAAGATTTATCGATAACAGCACGAATACGTTGGTGTCCTAATTCTCTGGCAATCAATAAATATTGGTATCCACGAACTACAAATACAGACTCAGCACACACTCTAATTGTAATAGTTGGTAATGGATAAAATTTTGAGCAATAGTGTCGAAGATGTTCATAAATAAATGAATTTTCCTCTTGATTAGGTAAGAGAGACTTATCAATTGTGACTCCATCTATGTTTAATTCAACCAATAGTATAGGCATTACTTATAATTATTAGTATTATCTAGCATATTGAATTTAAAAATTAACATTTAAAATTTCGGTGCTACATATCTTTACAGGAATCTAATCCATATTTTTCTCAGCAATAAGCTGATGAGCATTTAAATTGCATCAAATCAGGGCTTAAGCCCTTATTATAAGCGAATCTGTCTGAAAAAATGAATGACGATTAGCTTATCTATGCTTTTCGTAATTTTCTCTAATATACTAGACAAAACTGTACCGGGCAAAGGTATCAAATTCAGGTATTGCATTGTATGGAATTAGTGTTTCTGTCTGCCCTGGTGTAGGTGCTTGAGGAACAGGTACCTCGACAGAAATTCCGTATTTTGCTGCAAATATACCAAAACGCTTTTCAGGTACAATGGCAGAGAAAATGCCTTCTCCTCCTCCTGAACCATCTCCAGCTACTAAATTAGCATAGTATGCTGCCGTTGAATACTGACTTGAGAAGTATACCCCTTGTCGCTCTGGACTATTGCCATAGTACCTTTGAATATTAATAGTCCTTTGTAAAGAAGAACTTATACTTTGGGAACTTACTATTTCTAATGCAGCATAGTATGTTGTACCACGATAAAAAGTAAGATTTCTATCTAATTCTTCTTTTTGTAAAGTTGTTGACGTGATGTAACCTATCGTAGCAAGTATTGCTAGAATTGCAAAAATAGCATTAGACTCGCCTAAAGTAGTGGAAATAAACCCAGTTGGATCGATAAAGTAAACTGGATTGTCATTAGCATAAATATACTTGTGCAGCGTCAAAGGTTCTTCCAGTTTTCCTTCATATGTATCCCTTCTCAAAAACCTTCCATTATGAGCATCATAATACCTTGCTCGATTATAATAATCTCCCAATGCTTCATCAAACTGCTCCCCAGCAAACAGATACTTGTTCTCCACTCCACCTGTAAAGTTAATTAACTCTCCGTAAGCCTCATAGTTATAATTGCTGACAATACTTCCTGTAGCATCGGTCAATACCCGCGTACTACCTAAACCATCAATATGGTAGAAACTACGACTGTCACCCTGTTCCTGAGCAATCAAATCATTGCCGTAGACATACTCGACTTGCACGGCACCATTAGGAGAATATTCTTCCAAAACTTGGGCATAAGGCTGCACATCATCTATTAAATACCGCGTTTCAACACCATTAACCGTTGATGCAACTCGAATACCATTATCGTTATATCGATACTGCATTGATTGTTGTGTTACACCATTGGCATCTTTTACCCTTGCAGCAATCAATCGGTTCTCGTAATCCCAGGTGTATTCAGTTGTAATGCCATTTTCGGTCTTGGTTAAGGTATTGCCATTGTTATCGTAGGTATAATTAACAACTACCTGTTGATTCACTGTCTCATTTAACAATCGGTCATTGGCATCATAAACGTAATCAGTAACCGTTGTAGCACCGTAGACAGTCTCACTCTTAGTAAGGCGATTGCCTACCTTATCGAAGGTATAACCGTAGATGCGATTTCCATTAACTGCATCAGTGATTTTCTCTTGAGTCAACCTATATAAAGTATCGTAAGTGTAATCAACAGTGCGTCCATTCTGCTCGACAACTTTGGTACGGTTGCCCACCTTATCTAGCGTGTAGGTATAGCTGGACAGAATACTATCACCCCGACGATTTTCTAGATACTTTAACCTGTTAAGGTCATCGTATTGACGGATCTCTGAAGTACCATTAGCAAAGGTAGTAAGCACCAAATTACTTACTGCATCATAATCATAATCTGCTGTAGTAATCCCATTTTCAATTACTTTGTCGAGACGGTTGCGAACATCGAAAGTATAGTTAACAGTACCAGATGCGGTAGTAACTGAAGTGCGATTACTTGCTGCATCATAGGTATAGCTAATACTGCGGCTAACCCCATCAATATTATCAGTGCGTTTAACGAGGCGATCGCGCTCGTCATAGTCGTAGTCATAAGTCGCAGTAGTTTGACCATTAGCATCAACAAACGCAATCACATTTTGCAAACCTGTATCCGTATGAGTATACGTTACCTTCGATCCGTCCTGGAACTGTTTCGAGGTCATCCAGTTCATGGAGTCGTAGCTATAGGTTGTAGTATTGCGATTAAAGTCAGTGTAAGTCTTAAGGTTGCCGACAGAATCATAAACTGTGTCAGAGCGTTGATCCATTGGCAAGATTACTGCCGTGCGACGACCCACGCCGTCGTATTCATACTTGGTGCGATGATCGTTGGCATCTTCGATCCAAATTAAATTCCCAACTTCGTTGTAGCCGTATTCTGCCCAGTCTTGAAGCGCATTCTTCACTCCAGTCAAGCGACCCAGCGTATCGTAGCGGTATTCAGTCCGCTTGTCATTCTGGTCAGTCATCGCAATGCGCCGACCTAAGTTGTCATATTCGCTAGTAGTATCAGTTTTATCGTTGAACTCAGTCTTGGTCAACCGCCCTAAATCGTCGTACTTATATGTAGTAGTGTGGTTGAGCGCATCAGTTTCAGCAATCCGCTGTCCTGCTTTGTCATAAGTATAAGTGGTTTTGGGGTTATCTGTTAAAGTTGCAGGTGTATCATCAGAATAAATTACCTGAATTTGCCGCCCTGCCATATCATAGCGGATCTCTGTACGATTGCCACGCTCATCGATTTGTGCTTTAACCAAGCCATCTGTGTAATACTCAGTGCGAGTTCTAGGATTATCATTCCAGTCATTTGGTGTTGTGTCTGGAATAATAGTTTCAATTAGCCTACCAACATCATCTTGACACTCCCTGAATTATAAATTCAGAGATTCTTGCATCTTCGGGATTCCAACAAATTTACCCTCAACAAGCATCTTGACCGTATGCCCTACGGCTGCAAGCCCTCTTTGAAGAACTACCTGCGCGGCTGCAACATCTCTATCTGATGTATAGCCGCAGTTTGAACAAACATGAGTACGTTCTGAAAGCTCTTTCTTGCCTGTATCGGTTCCACAGCTTGGGCAGATTTGGCTTGTTTTGTGACTGTCCACTTTCTGAAAATAGACACCGCGTTTAAAACAGGTTTGCTCCAGGATGTTGAAGAATTGACCCCACGCCGCATCTAAGCAGTGTTTACCTAATATGCTGCGGGACAACCCGACTAGATTTAAGTCTTCAACAAATACCATCCCAACACCATTGCAGATTTGGTGAGACAGTTTAAAGTGCCAGTCCTTACGACAGTTAGCAACGTACTCATGTAATTTTGCTACTTTCTTAATAGCTTTGTGCCAATTATTCGAGCCTAACCGTTTTCTGGAAACACGCTGTTGCAGCAATTTAAGCTTGCGTTCGGCATCTACAAAAAACCTCGGACGTTTGACAGTTAACCCATTAGAGGTAGCAATAAAACTTGTCAATCCGACATCAATTCCTACTGCTTCACCGTGCGGGATTGGTTGTGGTACATCTACATCCCACTGCACAATGAGCAGTATATACCAACCAGAAGCACGTTTAACAATTTGAGCTTGTTTAATCCTGCCACTATCAGGGATTTCTCGTGATTGATGAAATTTTACCCAGCCAATCTTGGGAAGCAGTATTTTTCCTTTTTGAATTGAATTAACTCCTATCTGCGGAAACACAAAAGAGCGCATCTTCTCTGGTTTTTTGAATCTAGGGAAACCGTGTTTTTGTTCCCACAGTGCAACAAAAGCTTTCTCAAGGCGTTTTAATGTTTGTTGTAAAACTTGTGCTGAAACTTTCCTAAGTTCAGGATATTTCTTTTTTGCTTGGGTTAACTTTTCGGATTGATTAAAATAGGTTGGTCTTGGTGTATCGGCAGGAATTATGTACTCAGAATGTAACGAACAAGCATTAATCCGACAACTACGAGATTTAATCCAGTCTTTACGCTCACACAGCGCATAGTTATAGACACGGCGACATTGTTCTAACCAGTCTTCAAATATGGCAATTTGGCTTTGTGTGGGTTTAAGTTTAAATTCGTAAGTCAGATGAAACACTTGAATTATCTCCTAGTTGTTTCTAATTTTTGATTAACCAACCAAATATCTAACAACCTGCGGATCTATTGCCGCAATGCGTTTTCTAATTGACTGCGGTGGATTCTTGAAAAACTGCTTCAAATCCTGACTTTTTACTTGATAACAACTGGTACAACGTTTTTTGGCTTTGAGCCAACCTTGTCTGACCCAATAAGTAACAGTTGTTGGGTGTAAACAAAGGTTTTTGGCAATCTCACTGCAACTGTAATTATCAAGAACTGGGCAAGTAGAATACCCCAAAGAATACAATTTATTCTTAACGGCTGATACTATGCGATGATAACCGCGTCTTTTTAGCCGAAAAACTATTTGTTCTGGGGTGTACATTTCTGCCATTTCTTCGAGAGTTCCTAGCTCTTTTTCTGCCCATTTAGTACACATTAGTAAACCTCCAAAAAATTTATCAAAATAGTACTAATATTTTTAGTTGCGATTTGTAATTGAATCGCCACTACAGAGTTCATTTGCTATTTTCTGGAGGCTCAAGTTCTACTTCCAGATAAGAAAGCGCAGTGTCAGCATCACCAATAGTTAGATCAGGCTGATATTCAAGTGTTAGATAATCGGGATGTTTTGCAATCTCTTGAATGAGGAACTTTGCACCATTAACTAAATCATGCAGAGATGGATAACGTGGTTCTTGGTTCTGTTGGGTAGTTTCTTCAGCCGGAGAATTAGCTGCTACAAGACTGACACCAACTGCTTTTAACTCGTGCTTTAGTGATTCAACTTGGTGCAAGTAGCTGTTAATTTCTGCCTCCAAAACTGTTTTTAAATCCTGTGGGGATAGCAGTTTTATGTCATCCTCAATCCGTGTTTCATCATCTTCAGTGTTCTTGTTTGGCAGCAGAATGTAACGCCAACCTGCACCATATTCTTCAGCTAAATATGTGTCCTCGGCGTAATACTTCATGCCGATGATTTGACCGCGTTCTGTGCGTTGTCCAAAGCCAAATTGGGGGTAATGCCAACCCGGAGGAGTCGAGATTTTTGGTTCCATTGTTTTAGTTAGTGATGGTTATTTGTTGAGATTGAAAAACTGATTTAAGCTGCAATATCGGGTGTTGCGTTGGTCATACTGGCAACCAAGAAAAAGTCATCGAGTGCCACTGCTGCGTTTAATGGCTGGGTGTACTGTTTCTGGTCTATCTCGTTTGTCCAATACATGATGTGTTGAAAGACCAAACCCAGCATTGATTCGCCTTTGTAAACACGGTAGATTTTGGGGCAAGCACCGGAACAGTAA encodes the following:
- a CDS encoding RHS repeat-associated core domain-containing protein; this encodes MVKAQIDERGNRTEIRYDMAGRQIQVIYSDDTPATLTDNPKTTYTYDKAGQRIAETDALNHTTTYKYDDLGRLTKTEFNDKTDTTSEYDNLGRRIAMTDQNDKRTEYRYDTLGRLTGVKNALQDWAEYGYNEVGNLIWIEDANDHRTKYEYDGVGRRTAVILPMDQRSDTVYDSVGNLKTYTDFNRNTTTYSYDSMNWMTSKQFQDGSKVTYTHTDTGLQNVIAFVDANGQTTATYDYDYDERDRLVKRTDNIDGVSRSISYTYDAASNRTSVTTASGTVNYTFDVRNRLDKVIENGITTADYDYDAVSNLVLTTFANGTSEIRQYDDLNRLKYLENRRGDSILSSYTYTLDKVGNRTKVVEQNGRTVDYTYDTLYRLTQEKITDAVNGNRIYGYTFDKVGNRLTKSETVYGATTVTDYVYDANDRLLNETVNQQVVVNYTYDNNGNTLTKTENGITTEYTWDYENRLIAARVKDANGVTQQSMQYRYNDNGIRVASTVNGVETRYLIDDVQPYAQVLEEYSPNGAVQVEYVYGNDLIAQEQGDSRSFYHIDGLGSTRVLTDATGSIVSNYNYEAYGELINFTGGVENKYLFAGEQFDEALGDYYNRARYYDAHNGRFLRRDTYEGKLEEPLTLHKYIYANDNPVYFIDPTGFISTTLGESNAIFAILAILATIGYITSTTLQKEELDRNLTFYRGTTYYAALEIVSSQSISSSLQRTINIQRYYGNSPERQGVYFSSQYSTAAYYANLVAGDGSGGGEGIFSAIVPEKRFGIFAAKYGISVEVPVPQAPTPGQTETLIPYNAIPEFDTFARYSFV
- a CDS encoding RNA-guided endonuclease TnpB family protein, yielding MFHLTYEFKLKPTQSQIAIFEDWLEQCRRVYNYALCERKDWIKSRSCRINACSLHSEYIIPADTPRPTYFNQSEKLTQAKKKYPELRKVSAQVLQQTLKRLEKAFVALWEQKHGFPRFKKPEKMRSFVFPQIGVNSIQKGKILLPKIGWVKFHQSREIPDSGRIKQAQIVKRASGWYILLIVQWDVDVPQPIPHGEAVGIDVGLTSFIATSNGLTVKRPRFFVDAERKLKLLQQRVSRKRLGSNNWHKAIKKVAKLHEYVANCRKDWHFKLSHQICNGVGMVFVEDLNLVGLSRSILGKHCLDAAWGQFFNILEQTCFKRGVYFQKVDSHKTSQICPSCGTDTGKKELSERTHVCSNCGYTSDRDVAAAQVVLQRGLAAVGHTVKMLVEGKFVGIPKMQESLNL